The sequence below is a genomic window from Streptomyces sp. B21-105.
GGCTGATGGATGGCGACCAGTCCCGCTTCCGCCAGGTCGGCGACGAGGATCCTGGCCACACCGAGGGGGATGGTCAGCAGCGCCGAGATCTCGGCGACCGACTTGATCTCTCGGCAGAGGTTGCAGATCCGCTGATGCTCGGGCAGCTGGCCCTGCATCTGATGCGGCTGCGCGGTGGTGTGCACCAGCGCCTCGATGGCGAGCTGGTAACGCGGGCGGGTCCGGCCACCGGTCATGGCGTACGGACGCACCAGCGGGTTGTTCGACGAACCGGCAGGCGCCGGTTCCGGGGCGCGGCGGTGCGGCTG
It includes:
- a CDS encoding DUF742 domain-containing protein — encoded protein: MATPPGGSHSGNWSYGPAQGQNDGSQNPNRYDFPSAPSQQRPYAPQGPQGPGPSPYDQPHSPRIQPVQPHRRAPEPAPAGSSNNPLVRPYAMTGGRTRPRYQLAIEALVHTTAQPHQMQGQLPEHQRICNLCREIKSVAEISALLTIPLGVARILVADLAEAGLVAIHQPGGDESAGGQPDVTLLERVLSGLRKL